The following proteins come from a genomic window of Pleuronectes platessa chromosome 2, fPlePla1.1, whole genome shotgun sequence:
- the LOC128450588 gene encoding RNA-binding protein 39 isoform X2: MKEDAKTSSPDVQDEHNKRKKCSRSRDKKRSKSRDKKKSRSRERKRSRSKERRRSRSRERRRSRSRERGGRYRDHQKHRRKSRSKSPFKKDKSPIRQPIDNLTPEERDARTVFCMQLAARIRPRDLEDFFSAVGKVRDVRMISDRNSRRSKGIAYIEFVETNSVPLAIGLTGQRLLGVPIIVQASQAEKNRAAAAAAAAAAAANNLQKGSSGPMRLYVGSLHFNITEEMLRGIFEPFGRIESIQLMMDSETGRSKGYGFITFADAECAKKALEQLNGFELAGRPMKVGHVTERADGSAASSFLDSDELERTGIDLGTTGRLQLMARLAEGSGLQMPPAAQQALQMSGAIAIGAMAAVSAAMNPGLNMNSPVTLPSQPLATHCFQLSNMFTSHSDDAPGWDVDIQHDVIEECNKHGGVVHIYVDINSTEGNVYVKCPSIPAAMAAVNALHGRYFAGKMITAAYVPLPTYHNLFKESIAATQLLAPPPRR; encoded by the exons GAGGACGCCAAGACCTCGAGTCCAGACGTACAGGATGAACACAACAAGAG GAAGAAGTGCAGCCGCAGCCGCGACAAGAAGCGCAGCAAGAGTCGAGACAAGAAGAAGAGCCGCAGTCGAGAGCGCAAACGCAGCCGCAGCAAAGAGAGGCGGAGGAGCCGCAGTCGAGAGCGCCGCCGCAGTCGCagcagggagaggggggggcgcTACAGAGACCATCAGAAACA ccGGCGGAAGTCCAGGAGTAAGAGTCCGTTCAAGAAGGACAAGAGTCCCATCAG GCAGCCCATCGATAACCTGACTCCGGAGGAGCGAGATGCTCGGACGGTGTTCTGTATGCAGCTGGCTGCCAGAATCCGACCTCGTGACCTGGAGGACTTCTTCTCTGCTGTGGGAAAG GTGCGGGACGTGAGGATGATCTCGGACAGGAACTCCCGCAGGTCAAAGGGCATCGCCTACATCGAGTTCGTGGAAACAAACTCAGTTCCTCTGGCCATCGGACTGACGGGGCAAAGGCTGCTGGGAGTTCCCATCATCGTACAGGCCTCACAG GCGGAGAAgaaccgagcagcagcagctgcagcagcggcagcagcagcagccaacaaCCTCCAGAAAGGTTCCTCAGGACCGATGAGACTTTACGTCGGTTCTCTGCATTTCAACATCACAGAGGAGATGCTGAGAGGAATCTTTGAACCCTTTGGACGa ATTGAGAGCATCCAGCTGATGATGGACAGTGAGACGGGTCGATCTAAAGGTTACGGCTTCATCACG TTTGCAGACGCAGAATGTGCTAAAAAAGCTCTGGAGCAGCTGAACGGCTTCGAGCTGGCAGGTCGACCCATGAAGGTGGGTCACGTGACTGAGCGGGCCGACGGCTCCGCGGCCTCGTCTTTCCTCGACAGTGACGAGCTGGAACGCACCGGCATCGACCTGGGAACCACGGGGAGGCTGCAGCTGATGGCCCGACTCGCAGAGG gttcaGGTCTTCAGatgcctcctgctgctcaacAGGCTCTTCAGATGAGTGGAGCTATAGCGATTGGAGCCATGGCTGCTGTGTCAG cTGCCATGAATCCAGGtctgaacatgaactctccTGTGACTCTTCCCTCTCAGCCGCTCGCGACGCACTGCTTCCAACTGTCCAACATGTTCACCAGCCACAG tgacgACGCTCCTGGCTGGGACGTTGATATTCAGCATGATGTCATCGAGGAGTgtaacaaacatggaggagtcgTTCACATCTACGTGGACATAAACTCTACAGAG GGAAACGTCTATGTGAAGTGTCCATCTATCCCGGCGGCCATGGCTGCTGTTAACGCCCTCCACGGAAGATACTTTGCTG GTAAGATGATCACTGCGGCGTACGTCCCGTTGCCAACTTACCACAACCTCTTCAAAGAGTCCATCGCCGCCACACAGCTGCTGGCCCCGCCCCCGCGGCGGTGA
- the LOC128450588 gene encoding RNA-binding protein 39 isoform X1, which yields MSDDLDIEAMLEAPYRKEDAKTSSPDVQDEHNKRKKCSRSRDKKRSKSRDKKKSRSRERKRSRSKERRRSRSRERRRSRSRERGGRYRDHQKHRRKSRSKSPFKKDKSPIRQPIDNLTPEERDARTVFCMQLAARIRPRDLEDFFSAVGKVRDVRMISDRNSRRSKGIAYIEFVETNSVPLAIGLTGQRLLGVPIIVQASQAEKNRAAAAAAAAAAAANNLQKGSSGPMRLYVGSLHFNITEEMLRGIFEPFGRIESIQLMMDSETGRSKGYGFITFADAECAKKALEQLNGFELAGRPMKVGHVTERADGSAASSFLDSDELERTGIDLGTTGRLQLMARLAEGSGLQMPPAAQQALQMSGAIAIGAMAAVSAAMNPGLNMNSPVTLPSQPLATHCFQLSNMFTSHSDDAPGWDVDIQHDVIEECNKHGGVVHIYVDINSTEGNVYVKCPSIPAAMAAVNALHGRYFAGKMITAAYVPLPTYHNLFKESIAATQLLAPPPRR from the exons GAGGACGCCAAGACCTCGAGTCCAGACGTACAGGATGAACACAACAAGAG GAAGAAGTGCAGCCGCAGCCGCGACAAGAAGCGCAGCAAGAGTCGAGACAAGAAGAAGAGCCGCAGTCGAGAGCGCAAACGCAGCCGCAGCAAAGAGAGGCGGAGGAGCCGCAGTCGAGAGCGCCGCCGCAGTCGCagcagggagaggggggggcgcTACAGAGACCATCAGAAACA ccGGCGGAAGTCCAGGAGTAAGAGTCCGTTCAAGAAGGACAAGAGTCCCATCAG GCAGCCCATCGATAACCTGACTCCGGAGGAGCGAGATGCTCGGACGGTGTTCTGTATGCAGCTGGCTGCCAGAATCCGACCTCGTGACCTGGAGGACTTCTTCTCTGCTGTGGGAAAG GTGCGGGACGTGAGGATGATCTCGGACAGGAACTCCCGCAGGTCAAAGGGCATCGCCTACATCGAGTTCGTGGAAACAAACTCAGTTCCTCTGGCCATCGGACTGACGGGGCAAAGGCTGCTGGGAGTTCCCATCATCGTACAGGCCTCACAG GCGGAGAAgaaccgagcagcagcagctgcagcagcggcagcagcagcagccaacaaCCTCCAGAAAGGTTCCTCAGGACCGATGAGACTTTACGTCGGTTCTCTGCATTTCAACATCACAGAGGAGATGCTGAGAGGAATCTTTGAACCCTTTGGACGa ATTGAGAGCATCCAGCTGATGATGGACAGTGAGACGGGTCGATCTAAAGGTTACGGCTTCATCACG TTTGCAGACGCAGAATGTGCTAAAAAAGCTCTGGAGCAGCTGAACGGCTTCGAGCTGGCAGGTCGACCCATGAAGGTGGGTCACGTGACTGAGCGGGCCGACGGCTCCGCGGCCTCGTCTTTCCTCGACAGTGACGAGCTGGAACGCACCGGCATCGACCTGGGAACCACGGGGAGGCTGCAGCTGATGGCCCGACTCGCAGAGG gttcaGGTCTTCAGatgcctcctgctgctcaacAGGCTCTTCAGATGAGTGGAGCTATAGCGATTGGAGCCATGGCTGCTGTGTCAG cTGCCATGAATCCAGGtctgaacatgaactctccTGTGACTCTTCCCTCTCAGCCGCTCGCGACGCACTGCTTCCAACTGTCCAACATGTTCACCAGCCACAG tgacgACGCTCCTGGCTGGGACGTTGATATTCAGCATGATGTCATCGAGGAGTgtaacaaacatggaggagtcgTTCACATCTACGTGGACATAAACTCTACAGAG GGAAACGTCTATGTGAAGTGTCCATCTATCCCGGCGGCCATGGCTGCTGTTAACGCCCTCCACGGAAGATACTTTGCTG GTAAGATGATCACTGCGGCGTACGTCCCGTTGCCAACTTACCACAACCTCTTCAAAGAGTCCATCGCCGCCACACAGCTGCTGGCCCCGCCCCCGCGGCGGTGA
- the LOC128450588 gene encoding RNA-binding protein 39 isoform X3: MQLAARIRPRDLEDFFSAVGKVRDVRMISDRNSRRSKGIAYIEFVETNSVPLAIGLTGQRLLGVPIIVQASQAEKNRAAAAAAAAAAAANNLQKGSSGPMRLYVGSLHFNITEEMLRGIFEPFGRIESIQLMMDSETGRSKGYGFITFADAECAKKALEQLNGFELAGRPMKVGHVTERADGSAASSFLDSDELERTGIDLGTTGRLQLMARLAEGSGLQMPPAAQQALQMSGAIAIGAMAAVSAAMNPGLNMNSPVTLPSQPLATHCFQLSNMFTSHSDDAPGWDVDIQHDVIEECNKHGGVVHIYVDINSTEGNVYVKCPSIPAAMAAVNALHGRYFAGKMITAAYVPLPTYHNLFKESIAATQLLAPPPRR, encoded by the exons ATGCAGCTGGCTGCCAGAATCCGACCTCGTGACCTGGAGGACTTCTTCTCTGCTGTGGGAAAG GTGCGGGACGTGAGGATGATCTCGGACAGGAACTCCCGCAGGTCAAAGGGCATCGCCTACATCGAGTTCGTGGAAACAAACTCAGTTCCTCTGGCCATCGGACTGACGGGGCAAAGGCTGCTGGGAGTTCCCATCATCGTACAGGCCTCACAG GCGGAGAAgaaccgagcagcagcagctgcagcagcggcagcagcagcagccaacaaCCTCCAGAAAGGTTCCTCAGGACCGATGAGACTTTACGTCGGTTCTCTGCATTTCAACATCACAGAGGAGATGCTGAGAGGAATCTTTGAACCCTTTGGACGa ATTGAGAGCATCCAGCTGATGATGGACAGTGAGACGGGTCGATCTAAAGGTTACGGCTTCATCACG TTTGCAGACGCAGAATGTGCTAAAAAAGCTCTGGAGCAGCTGAACGGCTTCGAGCTGGCAGGTCGACCCATGAAGGTGGGTCACGTGACTGAGCGGGCCGACGGCTCCGCGGCCTCGTCTTTCCTCGACAGTGACGAGCTGGAACGCACCGGCATCGACCTGGGAACCACGGGGAGGCTGCAGCTGATGGCCCGACTCGCAGAGG gttcaGGTCTTCAGatgcctcctgctgctcaacAGGCTCTTCAGATGAGTGGAGCTATAGCGATTGGAGCCATGGCTGCTGTGTCAG cTGCCATGAATCCAGGtctgaacatgaactctccTGTGACTCTTCCCTCTCAGCCGCTCGCGACGCACTGCTTCCAACTGTCCAACATGTTCACCAGCCACAG tgacgACGCTCCTGGCTGGGACGTTGATATTCAGCATGATGTCATCGAGGAGTgtaacaaacatggaggagtcgTTCACATCTACGTGGACATAAACTCTACAGAG GGAAACGTCTATGTGAAGTGTCCATCTATCCCGGCGGCCATGGCTGCTGTTAACGCCCTCCACGGAAGATACTTTGCTG GTAAGATGATCACTGCGGCGTACGTCCCGTTGCCAACTTACCACAACCTCTTCAAAGAGTCCATCGCCGCCACACAGCTGCTGGCCCCGCCCCCGCGGCGGTGA
- the LOC128456826 gene encoding pyruvate dehydrogenase [acetyl-transferring]-phosphatase 1, mitochondrial translates to FCRFCSSCWFPQAVAMLGRMGTLTGRCRFELKQRRSLSSPVLPRLHYPAGSGGRKDRTGQEAGQMSLAQINSILKANEHSHTPPRGPASHGVLGFHSNMLQSNQPSEDRRSSATYLPGRGGLLFGVFDGHAGPACAHSVSQRLFYYIAVAKLPLGTLAELERAVEEERAVPPLLEWHQHPQDHSSPHGGATSSHSLRLYWQERLQDQDQDQDEDQDQDEDQDQEDGRVTPALVNAFRRLDCDLSVEAQVHLSTSRRLSLPGERSQSSPLRVALSGCTACVAHICNGVLHVANLGDSRAVLGVQEPDGRWSAVSLTNDHNAQNPDELQRILGEHPASERRTVVRHERLLGLLLPFRAFGDVRFKWSREMLSRVHEARVDLRSVVGEGVRTPAPHYLTPPYLSAQPEVIRHRIRPSDKFLVLATDGLWELMHRQTVVQLVGELLTGLQQQRPLVPSRGMTLGGLQRLLLERRGQVMSVLEDQNAATHLLRHALGDDGYGAVAPNRLAKMLSLPSELARRYRDDITITVIHLNEPDL, encoded by the exons TTCTGCAGGTTTTGTTCGTCCTGCTGGTTCCCACAGGCAGTGGCCATGCTGGGAAGGATGGGAACGTTGACTGGACGTTGCAGGTTTGAGCTCAAGCAGCGCCGCTCGCTCTCCTCCCCAGTCCTACCAAGACTTCATTACCCAGCAGGCAGTGGGGGCAggaaggacaggacaggacaggaggcGGGACAGATGAGCTTGGCTCAGATCAACTCCATCCTAAAG GCCAACGAACACAGCCACACCCCCCCCAGGGGACCGGCCTCCCACGGTGTGCTGGGTTTCCATAGCAACATGCTGCAATCCAATCAGCCCAGTGAGGACCGTCGCAGCAGCGCCACCTACCTGCCGGGGAGGGGGGGCCTGCTGTTCGGAGTGTTCGACGGCCACGCGGGGCCGGCGTGTGCCCACAGCGTCAGCCAGCGGCTCTTCTACTACATCGCTGTGGCCAAGCTGCCACTGGGAACACTGGCGGAGCTGGAACGCgcagtggaggaggagcgggCCGTACCACCGCTGCTGGAGTGGCACCAACACCCACAGGACCACAGCTCCCCCCACGGAGGAGCCACCTCCTCCCACAGCCTGAGACTCTACTGGCAGGAGCGGctccaggaccaggaccaggaccaggacgaggaccaggaccaggacgaGGACCAGGACCAG GAGGACGGCAGGGTGACCCCGGCGCTGGTGAATGCTTTCCGTCGTCTGGACTGTGACCTGTCTGTGGAGGCCCAGGTCCACCTGTCCACGTCCAG acgtctctctctccctggggAGAGGTCTCAGTCCTCCCCGCTCCGGGTGGCGCTCTCCGGCTGCACCGCCTGCGTCGCCCACATCTGTAACGGCGTCCTGCACGTGGCCAACCTGGGAGACAGTCGGGCCGTCCTGGGGGTCCAGGAGCCGGACGGGCGCTGGTCGGCTGTCAGCCTCACCAACGACCACAATGCACAGAACcctgatgagctgcagaggatcCTAGGGGAACACCCGGcgtcagagaggaggacagtggTCCGCCACGAGCGCCTGCTGGGTCTGCTGCTGCCGTTCAGGGCCTTCGGAGACGTCCGCTTCAAGTGGAGCAGAGAGATGCTGAGTCGGGTCCACGAGGCTCGAGTGGACCTCCGGTCTGTGGTCGGGGAGGGGGTCCGGACTCCGGCACCTCATTACCTGACTCCACCCTATCTGAGCGCCCAGCCGGAGGTCATCCGCCACCGCATCAGACCCTCCGACAAGTTCCTGGTCCTAGCAACTGATGGATTATGGGAGTTGATGCACAGACAGACTGTGGTCCAGCTGGTGGGGGAACTACTGACAG gccttcagcagcagagaccCCTGGTGCCGAGCAGAGGCATGACGCTGGGTGGactgcagcgcctcctgctggagaGAAGGGGACAAGTGATGTCTGTGCTGGAGGACCAGAACGCCGCCACACACCTGCTGCGCCACGCGCTGGGGGACGATGGGTACGGAGCCGTGGCCCCGAACCGTTTGGCCAAGATGCTGAGTCTGCCATCAGAGCTGGCACGGAGGTACCGTGATGACATCACCATCACCGTCATCCACCTGAACGAGCCCGACCTTTGA
- the isy1 gene encoding pre-mRNA-splicing factor ISY1 homolog has translation MARNAEKAMTALARFRQAQLEEGKVKERRPFLASECSELPKAEKWRRQIISEISKKVAQIQNAGLGEFKIRDLNDEINKLLREKGHWEVRIKELGGPDYARVGPRMLDHEGKEVPGNRGYKYFGAARDLPGVRELFEKEPAPALRKTRAELMKEVDAEYYGYRDEDDGVLLPLEAQYEKQAVLEAVQKWRTEKESCLSGDKHLEEEEEENIYSVHKEEPDDDESREEQEGEEGGVSFIAHVPIPSQREVEEALVRRKKMELLQRYASETLQAQSQEARTLLGV, from the exons ATG gCAAGAAACGCTGAGAAGGCCAT GACGGCTCTGGCCCGGTTCAGACAGGCTCAGCTGGAGGAGGGCAAAGTCAAG GAGAGGAGACCATTTCTGGCATCAGAGTGCAGTGAACTTCCCAAAGCCGAGAAATGGAGACGACAG atcaTCAGTGAAATCTCGAAGAAAGTGGCTCAGATTCAGAACG ctggTCTCGGGGAGTTCAAGATTCGGGATCTGAACGATGAGATCAATAAGCTGCTGAGGGAGAAAGGTCACTGGGAGGTTCGGATCAAAGAGCTGGGAGGACCCGACTATgcg CGCGTCGGCCCCAGGATGTTGGATCATGAGGGGAAGGAGGTTCCAGGAAACAGAGGATATAAATACTTTGGAGCCGCCAGAGACCTGCCGGGAGTCCGAGAACTGTTCGAGAAGGAGC ctgctccagcactgaggaagacgagggcGGAGCTAATGAAGGAAGTCGACGCAGAGTATTATGGGTACAGAGACGAAGACGACGGAGTGCTGCTTCCTCTGGAGGCACAGTACGAGAAACAAG ctgttttGGAGGCAGTGCAGAAGTGGAGAACAGAGAAAGAATCTTGTTTGTCTGGAGACAAACatctggaagaggaagaggaggagaacatcTACAGCGTCCATAAGGAGGAG ccCGATGATGACGAGAGccgggaggagcaggagggagaggagggaggagtctCCTTCATCGCACACGTACCTATTCCTTCacagagagag gTGGAGGAGGCTCTggtcaggaggaagaagatggagttGTTACAGCGCTACGCCAGCGAGACGCTTCAGGCTCAGAGTCAAGAGGCCAGGACTCTGCTTGGagtctga
- the zgc:77375 gene encoding haloacid dehalogenase-like hydrolase domain-containing 5 — MWCRGFLQRTVRSMSTSRQAGVLLDVDGVLLRGGSVIPAAQRAFRKLLDQNKNFLFPVVFVTNAGSCQRHHKAQQLSHLLDVKIVPEQVVLSHSPLQMLKSFHDKCVLVSGQGPVADIAHTLGFQKVVTIEQLREHHPLLDMVDHNRRPKLPLTSLRTIPKIEAIILFGEPIRWETNMQLLIDVLLTNGSPGCEYDAHLPTQLPVLACNMDLVWMGEAPSPRFGHGMFLLCLESVYRKWTGQELQYQALLGKPSLLTYQYAEHLLRLQNHNQRINTVYAIGDNLMTDIYGANLYNRYLAQQHAAITTSTRSAAQGTGSRLTAVVSEEELVSTAAQCRSLLVCTGVYNPRSPWPSDQSSTITETVFHGHRDLVLEPDLVEPSHVVQDVEAAVDLLLREEAAVTSDL; from the exons ATGTGGTGTCGAGGTTTCCTGCAGCGGACGGTCAGATCCATGTCGACCAGTAGACag GCTGGTGTCCTCCTTGACGTGGACGGTGTCCTGCTCCGTGGCGGCTCAGTGATCCCGGCTGCTCAACGAGCTTTCCGGAAGCTTCTGGACCAAAACAagaacttcctgtttcctgttgtttttgtcaCCAATGCAGGAAGTTGTCAGAGACATCACAAGGCCCAACAACTGTCTCATCTGCTGGATGTCAAG atCGTCCCGGAGCAGGTGGTTCTTTCCCACAGTCCTTTGCAGATGTTAAAGAGTTTTCATGATAAATGTGTCCTGGTGTCGGGACAAGGGCCAGTGGCGGACATCGCCCATAC TTTGGGTTTTCAGAAGGTGGTGACCATTGAGCAGCTCAGAGAACATCACCCCCTGCTGGACATGGTGGACCATAACAGGAGACCCAAACTCCCC TTGACTTCTCTGAGGACGATTCCCAAAATAGAAG CAATCATACTGTTTGGGGAACCAATCAGATGGGAGACCAACATGCAGCTGTTGATTGACGTGCTCCTGACCAATGGGAGTCCTGGCTGTGAGTACGACGCACACCTGCCGACTCAGCTGCCGGTCCTGGCCTGTAACATGGACCTGGTGTGGATGGGCGAGGCCCCGTCTCCACG CTTTGGTCACGGGATGTTCCTGCTGTGTCTGGAGTCCGTCTACAGGAAGTGGACAGGTCAGGAGCTGCAGTACCAGGCGCTGCTGGGAAAACCAAGTCTGCTCACGTACCAGTACGCTGAGcatctgctgaggctgcagaacCACAACCAGCGGATAAACACTGTCTATGCCATCGG TGACAACCTAATGACGGACATCTATGGTGCTAACCTGTATAACCGCTACCTGGCTCAGCAGCATGCTGCCATAACCACCAGCACCAGGTCTGCTGCCCAGGGAACAGGCAGTCGGCTGACGGCGGTGGTTtcggaggaggagctggtgtcCACTGCTGCTCAGTGTCGCTCCCTATTG GTGTGCACAGGCGTCTATAACCCTCGCTCCCCGTGGCCTAGCGACCAGAGCAGCACCATCACCGAGACAGTGTTCCACGGCCACAGAGACCTGGTCCTGGAGCCAGACCTGGTGGAGCCAAGTCATGTGGTGCAAGATGTGGAGGCTGCAGTGGATCTGCTGCTGCGGGAGGAGGCTGCTgtcacctctgacctttga